The Candidatus Desulfofervidus auxilii DNA segment ATTAAAGGCCTGTTTGGCTTTTTTATAGGGGCATTTTTAGGCTTTATTCTATTCCATTATATCATTCCTTGTGCCACTTTAAAGACCTTTCCTTGGTTTATAAATGGTGCTGGGGTATTTTTGAAAAAATGGAAGACTATGGGCATTCAGGCTACACCTAATCCTGCCTTACCGGTGCCAGGAGATCCCATTACTTGGTCGCCTATAGTGATTTACCACTTATTCCTGGCTCTTGTTGGAGGTGCAATGGTGGGATTTTTTTCAGTGTTAGCAGGAGGTTGTCCTTTCAGACAGCATGTTATGGCCGCTGAAGGTAGCCGCAGTGCCTTAAGTTATATTGTAGGTTTTGCTATAGGTGCCGTTATTTTTCACAAACTGTTAGTGCCCATAATCAAGGTGCTGCTTAAATAGGGGGTTAAGATGGGGAAAAGATATACACTTGATGTTTGTGGAGAAGTGTGTCCCATGCCAGTGATCAAAACCAAGGCCATGTTGGATAAAATGGGACCAGGTGAGGTATTAGAGGTAATTGTTGATTATGCTCCTTCTAAAGAAAATGTTAAGCGCTTGGCCCAATCACAGGGGTGCAAAGTGAAAATAGAAGAAGGAGAAAAAATAAAGATTATTATTGAGAAATAATTCCCTTAATAACGCTCTCCCTTAAGTTTTTTAAGTATCTGTTCTGCAAATTCCCATGCTTCTTGCTTATTCATCATAGTTCTGTAAGGGGGTGTGGAATAATTCCTATGAAGTATTTGGTTATAAAAGTGCATAAGCTTCTCAGTATCCTCAGGAGTGAGCTTAGATGGATTGATTTCCCCATGCATAATGCCAGCATGGATAGGTGGAGTTTTAAATCTATTTATAATAGGCAAAATATAATTCCATCCTCCATGAACCCGGCCTTTTACGAAAACCCCTTTGGTATCCAAACATACTACAAAGATAGCTGTTTTTCTCTGTTCCAGGATTTGGAAATAGGTATCTATGTATTTATCAAATTGGGGCAAAGTCTTTCCCTCATAGATAGCTGAACCCAAAATTACCAGCTCAAAATCATCTGGAGATGGAGCATATTTTATATCACATACTTGACTACCAAATGGAAGCCTTTCTGCTATCCACTGACCAATGGTCATGGTAGAACCATATTTTGTTCCGCAAGCAATTAGTGTCTTCATGCCCTTTCTCCTGGTTTAATTCCTTTCTCTTTGACTACTAAGGCAAAATAATCAATCAGTGCCTGACAAATATTTACTTGCCAGAATTCACCTGCCAGGGTGAGTTCCATCCAGCCACTGTCCATTTTGATCAGACCAACCCTTTCCCACTGTTGAAGCAATGGGGAAAATATATCCTCTAAGTCAAAACCATACAATTTCCCAATACCTCTTAGGTTACAACTACGTAAGGATTCCATATCTCCTACAATATCTCTGAAAAGATTACTATAATCAGACCATTTCATGCCCATAGAAATAGGTTTTTCTCCTCTTTCCACTCTTTGATAATAACTTCTCAATTTGTTATCTTGATAGAAAAAATACCCCTTAAGCCAACCGCCAGCTCCAGCACCAAATGGTATACACACCCTGCCCTTTCTAGCCAATATATTATAGATATTTCTTTCTCTGGTAGTCTTTCCCCAGTGGCAAATAGAAAGTCTGTTATACCTAGCTTGATTCAATAACTCCACCCCTCTGGCAAACATATCTGCCTGTTTATGGACATCTGCTGGTGGTGGGATAATGCCTTGCTTTGCCGCCTGCTCTAATCTTCCTCCAGGATATATGTTGAGCTGATATAAATCTACCCCATCCAGTCCTAATTTTATGTATTGTGTTACATCCTGTTCCCATATTTCCATAGTTTGATAAGGAAGACCGTAAATCAAATCTATAACTATTACGGCTTGATCCAAACTATGAAGATAATTAAGCCTTTCTATCAGCCTTTCCTTTGGGTCTATACGCCCCATCTTTTTTCGAACAAGGGTATCAAAGCTCTGAATGCCTATAGAAAAGCGGTTAACACCATTTTCTAAACAGGCAATAACCTTTTCATCTGAAAAATGGTATAATCTTCCTTCAACAGTAATCTCACAATCATTGGCCAGTGGTAGAGTGTTATAAATGGCCTTTAAGACCCTTGAGAGACTTTTGGCACTGAGGGCAGTAGGAGTGCCTCCCCCGAGGTAAATAGCATGGAAAGGGTGGTATTTGATAAATGGGGCATGAGCTACCATCTCCAATTCTTTTATGATACAGTCTATATAATACTTTTCTTCCTCAATTCTATAAGGATACTGATAAAAACCACAGAAAAGACAATGGGTTTCACAAAATGGGATATGAAAATAAGCTATTCTTTTTTGTTTCTTTCCCTTTCTAGCTAAAGAGTCATTCCATACTCTTTGAATCATTTGGGAATCAATAGGTTCTCCCTTAACACCCGGATGCACTCTTACCTTCTTATCAAAGGCAGCATGTAAAGGGTCATTATTTTCATTAGCCAAGAATCTCTGTAATTCCTTTGTTGTCATTTCACTTATTATACCAAAACAAGGGCTTAAGGCAAAAAATAGAACATTTGAAACCAATTTTGTCCTTCTGTTAAGGACAAAATTAAACCATCCTACTTTCTTTTGCCTTATTTTCAGTTTTTTAATGGCATAGGAAGCTATGTAAAAATTGAATTTTTTAACAGCTTGGGAAAATTTGTTGACATATAGGGTAGATTTTGATATGAAGAGAACATGTACGGTTAAAGGTCAGGGTAAATATGAATCAAAAGTGTTATACATATCAAAATACCAAGGTTTCTAATATGAAAATATCTTATTCTTACTCACCTGAGATTTATGTTTTTAAGGATAAAATCAAACTCATCACTATTAGTCCTTTGCAATCAGTGGATGTATACCCAGGAACAATTACAGAAGGTTTCTCACTATTTTCTAAAAAGTTAAAAATGAATGCCCTAAAAACTGTTTTCTAAGAATATCGAAAAATATGTTGCGGTAGATGTGGTTCTTGATAAATTGGAAAAGATAATAGGCGTTCACCTAAAGGGAAATGGAATGAATAGAATTGCGATCTTAATTGTTTCACAAATGCTCACCTTATTGTTTTTTTCAATTTCTCAACCTATTTATGCAGCGGAACTATACGAATCTGATAAGGATCTTGCAGGAATTGCGGAGATTAATCCTACTATTTATCAGCAAATGATTGATGCTGGGGCGAAAACGCTAATTGTGAGAGGACATAAACCTTTCATTGTATATTGGCTTCCTGATGGGTTTGACGAACTTCCAAACCGCCGAATTCTTGTTATTATGCATGGAACAAACGGTAATGCTTATCGGCATATGTCGAATTTCCTGAATACTGCAAGGAAGTATCGCTTCGGGATTCTCTCGGTCCAATGGGGGTGGCCAACTGGAAAACAGACTCTGAAACGCAAAATCAAATACAAATACATTAGGAATGCTAGGGATACCTATCGCTTAATTTCAGAGGGACTTTCCTATATTGATGGAATACATAGGATTTCACCCGGTGAATGTGCTTGGCTGGGGTTCAGTCGCTCAAGCACTCAGTGCGCTGTTTTTGCACATTTGGACAAAAACGAAGGGAATAAATATTTTGCCCTTTTCATAGCTACATCAGGAGGCATTGGAAAAAACCTACCCATTATGCGTGAATTGCTTTCCGGAAAGCATGGTGACAAACCTCTTGCAGGCCTGCACTTTTATCTGTGGGGAGGTAAGCGAGACCGCAGACATGGTGAAAATGAAATGCGCCAATCGCAAACCATTATCGAACAACTTGGAGGCATTGTTGATATCCTGCGAATAGGAAAAGAAGGACATGGCGGCTTCAATCACAATCTCCAATATCAAGAGGAGGCGTGGGCCCTATGGAATTCTCTTTGTTACGGAAAAAATGAGAAATGAAGGCGAATAGTCTATGATGATTCTCTTTTCGGAATTTACTTCTTTCCTGCTTGAAATGGTGTTTTAGAAAGAGTAAGCTCAAAATCTATGTTTAAAATACTTCCCTTCATTATTGCTAGGGGTCTTTTTGCCTTCCTCTACTGGATGATATTTGCCTATTTACCTATTTTTTTAAAATCCTATGGGATTAAAGACGCCCAAATTGGCTTAATTATTGGCTCTTACTCCTTTGCTGCTCTATCACTAATGATTCCCATAGGACTATTTTCTGACCGTCTGTCTTCTAAAAAATTACTTTTATTTTGCTCTTCTCTTTTCACTTTCCACTTTTTGTCATTGACTATAGCCAAAACATTTCTTCCTATTTTAATAACCGTTATCTTAGGTGGATTTGGAGCAGGAGGATTAATTATTATCCTTCCTACGCTATTTTTAAAGTATGTAGGCAGTAAAGGAAAGGAAATTGCCTATTTTCAAGCGTCAGCTTGTTTGGGATATGCGCTAGGACCTCTTTGCGGTGGAATTTTGTTAGAATATTTCCCCATAAACTCCTTATTTTATCTGGCAATATTAGTAGGAATTATTTTTATAATGGATATAACGCTTTTGCCAGACATGCCCCCTACTGTTTTTTTATTCAAAGATTACTATCAAGACCTAAAAAATCCCTTTATTTGGGTATTAATGGTCACTGTTTTAATCATGGGTCTGCATTTTGGCATAGAGAGAGTCAATCTTTCTCTTTATATGAAGATGAAATTGCAGGTAGAATCATTTTATATAGGTTTCTTTTTCACAATCATTGGCATTTGGATGGCTATCATCTCACCTCCCCTGGGGTATTTAAAGGGGATTAAAAATAAAGCCTTTTCTTGGCTAGGCATCTCTTTACTTCTTTCTGGATTGTTTCAGGGTATAACCGGATTGACTGCCACATTTAAATCTTTTGTTTTGGTTCGTTTAATACACACCACCGGAGACAGTTTAATGCTTTTAGAAGTAAGTCTTCTTACTACCTTACTTTTTCCCTCCCAGCGTCTTGGAGGACATTCGGGACTTCTTTTCACTATCCGGGCAGGAGCAACTTTTTTGGGTGCTACTATTGCTGGGATTATTAACCAGAATTTTGGATATGCCTTACCATTTATTATAAGTGGTTGTTTATCTATCTTATGGGCGTTTTTCTTAATACTTAAAATGGGCCGCAAAGAAAGTTATAATAGTAGAAGTCAATATTAATATTTTTTCAAAATAAAATTTTTCTTATTGACAAATCATTTCAAAAAGGCAATATTAACTTGTTAAAAAATTATTAAAAAAGGAGGTAAAAGGGAATGAAAAAGTTTTTGATTTGTTTAATGGTAGGGTTATTTTTAGTAACTTCGGTAGGAATAGGATGCAAAAAGAAAGAGGAAGCAAAAGCACCTGAAACGAAAGTGACTGAAGAGGCTCCGGCACCAGCAGAACACAAGGCTCCGGCAGAAACCAAGGCAGAAGAAGAAACTAAACAGGCTGAAGAATCACAAGAGCAAAAGACTCCAACAGAACATCCTCAAGAATCAGAGACACAACCAGCACATCATTAAATGTCTACCTTAAGGGACTTACCTGAGTCCCTTAAGGTACAGGACTTTCTTCCAATAGTCATCCTCAAAAATCCATCGCGGATCTTGGGTAGATAGGCTCATTTGCCTATTTTGTGATACTGATATAAAATGCTGTTTCTAAATGTGGAAAGGAAAGTTATATTTTAAAAAAATAAGAGATATTTTTTTCCCTCTTGTTTGTGCTGGCTGTGGTAAACAAATAAATACAAATTCCCTCTTTTGTGTAGAATGTCAGGAATCTATCCAAGTTATCACCTTACCTTTCTGTCAAATCTGTGGCCGCCCTTTTCCCCTCAAATATACCTCTACCCATGTCTGTGGTGGATGTCTTAAAAACCCACCATTTTTTAAAGCTGCCCGTTCAGTTTTTATTTATACTGAACCCATAAAGAGAAGCATTATCCAATTTAAATTTAAAGGTAATACCGCTTTGGCCAATGATTTAGCTAAAATGCTCCTTTTTCATTTACAGGATTTCTTAGGACAAATTAAACCAGAAACAGTAATTCCAGTCCCCTTGCATCTTAAACGACTAAGGGAAAGAGGGTATAATCAATGTGTGCTTTTGGCCCAAATAATTGCTAAATATCTAAAAATTCCTTGTGAAAAAATGGTGTTAAAAAAGGTAAAACCTACCCTTCCCCAAGTGGGACTTTCGCAGGCACAAAGGCATAAAAATGTAAAAGGGAGCTTTGCTGTCATTCATCCCCAATTGGTAAAGGGAAAGAGGATTCTTTTAATAGATGATGTCTTTACTACAGGCAGTACGGTTAATGAATGTGCAAAAGTCTTACATAAAGCAGGGGCCAGTGGGGTTTGGGTAGCTACTTTGTCCAGGACAACCGATGTTAGTTAAGATAGGAATTATTCAATTGGATATTCATTTAGGAGAGATAAATAGAAATGTAAATTATGCCCTTTCTAATATCCAAAATATGGTGGAAAAAGGGGTGAGGCTAATTGTGTTGCCTGAATTATGGACGAGCGGTTTTGATTATAAACACTTAGAGAAAATAGCGGAAACTACACCTAAAATCTTACAGGAAGTTCAACAAATAATAACTGCTAATACCTTAGTAATAGGAACATTGCCGGAAATTAAAAAAGGGAAACTTTATAATACAGCTTTTTTGATAGATAAAACTGGATTATTAGATTTTTATCAAAAATCCCATTTATTCACTCCTAGCGGTGAAGATAAACATTTTACTCCTGGTAAGAAGGCAGTAGTTGTCACCACCCACTTGAGCAAAATTGGAGTGCTTATTTGTTATGATTTGCGTTTTCCTGAAATAGCTCGCTGTTTAACATTAAAAGGTGCGGAAATATTGGCCATAAGTGCAGCCTGGCCTTTAGAAAGGATAGAGCATTGGCGGATTTTATTGCGGGCTAGGGCTATAGAAAATCAGCTATTTGTTATTGCTGCCAATGCTTCAGGGACTCAGAATAAAATAAAAATGGGAGGACACTCAGCGGTGATATCTCCAGATGGCACCTGTTTAATAGAGGCAGATGATTCTGAAACCATCTTAATTACAGAAATAGATTTAAAAAGAGTTTATACCTTCAGAGAGGAAATTCCCTGTTTAAAATCCAGAAGACCTGAGATTTATAATGTATAGAGAAAAAATTGTTTCTTGGAAGGCACTGAAAAAAGAATTAAAAAACTGGCAAAAACAAGGGCTAAAAATAGTATTCACTAATGGATGCTTTGATATTCTACACATTGGCCATGTCCGTTATTTAGAGGCAGCCAAAAAGTGCGGAGATAAACTGATTGTAGCCATTAATAGTGATTATTCTGTCAGAAAAATTAAAGGTAATCAGCGGCCAATAATGTCAGAAAAAGAGAGGACTGAAATAATAGCATCCTTAGAATCTGTAGATAGGGTAGTGATTTTTAATGACCCTACCCCTTTGGCCTTGATTAAATTCTTAACACCAGATGTGTTAGTAAAAGGAGCAGATTGGCCTGAAGAAAAGATTGTAGGGAGGGAATACATACTTCAAAAGGGAGGAGAGGTGAAAACAATTCCACTTATAGAAGGGGTCTCAACTAGTAACATTATAGAGAGAATTTTAAAGAAGTTTAATAAAAACAAAAAAATTCAATAACCAAAACAGACAAAAGATATTAATTATAAAAATGGATTTTGGGATTTAGCGTTTAGGATTCAGATATATTTCATTTTTTACCTAGCAATCATTACCCGTATAATATCGGCTGCATTTTCAGCGTGGTCAGCAATATTACCAATATATTTGGTGGTCTCTAAAAGGTGGTGAAGGGTGAGACAATCCACTTTCTCTAAATTGAAGATGGTTTTTACAATACACTGGGCGATTTGGTCAGATTCATATTCCATCAGCCTGACTTCTCTAATCTTTTCTTTCACCAATTCTCGATCTCTTTTGATAAACCCTACTGCGCGAGGTGTAATGTGAACAACTTCAGCCAAAATATCTACTGTTTGGATAGAAATGTTTAAAAGGGCTATAAACTCCTTTTTAATGGGTTGTAACACCACACCTTTTTTAAAAGAAAGCCAGACTACTATATCCTCGGCCCTATCTAGAATCTGGTCAAGCTCTCTAACTAAAGTAAAAAACTGGAATTTATCTACAGGCATAAAAACCCCTTTGGGCAGGCTATTTCTAATCTCTCTTTTCATATGGTCTGCTTCCTGTTCAATCTTACATACCTGTTCAGAAAATGTTTCAAAATCGGTATAGTTATTCTCTACATAGCTATGAACAGCCTTTTTAAGTATCTCTAGTCCTTCCTTTATTTTATCCACAAAAGGCGCTAGACTTTTAAATGGACAACTGACAAAACTATAAAAAAGAGGAACTCGCATATAGTCTCTCCTATACAAAAATGGCTGTTAAAATTTTAAATATTAACATACTGGTTAATGCTACCATAGGTAAGGTAATAAGCCAATAGAGAATTATTTTAAAAATAATTTTTATATCCACTGCTTCAAAACCTTTAGCCAGTCCAATACCAATTACCGCCCCTACTGCAGCATGAGTGGTAGAAACAGGCAACCCCAATTTTGAGGCTATAAGAATAGTAGCCGCTGCACTGAGGTCTATGGAAAAGCCCCTGGTATTTGTAAGATGGGTAATCTTAAATCCTACTGTTTTAATTACCTTATGTCCAAAAGTAATAATACCTAAAGCTATACCCAATCCTCCAAATGCTAATAACATAGGAGACACAGGCACCTTTTCTCCTACCCCTCCTGTCTTTATCACAAAATAGATTACCGCTACTGGTCCCACAGCATTGGCCACATCATTGGCCCCTTGACTTAAAGCCACACAACAAGAAGTAAAAACTTGAAGTTTCCTAAAAACCATCTCCACAATGTCATTCTTTATCATTCCTATCCATCTAGAAATTAACATTTTTCCTAAAATACCTGATAACACACAAATTGTGGTAGCCACACCAAAACAACCCCATGTGCCCAAGGCAAGTTTTTTACCTAAAGGGGTCTTTAATAAAAAAGACATAGCAATTATAAACACCGCAAAAGCAACCAAAAAAGGACCAACCTTTTTGGTCATACCCACATAATCTTCTTTTTCTAGAATTGTTTTTCTAATAATTATAAAAAAAATAAAACCCAAAATCCCACTAAAAAAAGGAGATATTATCCAACTAGATACTATCTGGCCTACCTTTGCCCAGTGGACTGTTCCAAAACCACCAGCTATAATCCCTACCCCCATAAGGGCACCTACAATAGAATGGGTACTAGACACTGGCATCTCTG contains these protein-coding regions:
- a CDS encoding sulfurtransferase TusA family protein, whose product is MGKRYTLDVCGEVCPMPVIKTKAMLDKMGPGEVLEVIVDYAPSKENVKRLAQSQGCKVKIEEGEKIKIIIEK
- a CDS encoding flavodoxin domain-containing protein; its protein translation is MKTLIACGTKYGSTMTIGQWIAERLPFGSQVCDIKYAPSPDDFELVILGSAIYEGKTLPQFDKYIDTYFQILEQRKTAIFVVCLDTKGVFVKGRVHGGWNYILPIINRFKTPPIHAGIMHGEINPSKLTPEDTEKLMHFYNQILHRNYSTPPYRTMMNKQEAWEFAEQILKKLKGERY
- a CDS encoding carbon-nitrogen family hydrolase, translating into MLVKIGIIQLDIHLGEINRNVNYALSNIQNMVEKGVRLIVLPELWTSGFDYKHLEKIAETTPKILQEVQQIITANTLVIGTLPEIKKGKLYNTAFLIDKTGLLDFYQKSHLFTPSGEDKHFTPGKKAVVVTTHLSKIGVLICYDLRFPEIARCLTLKGAEILAISAAWPLERIEHWRILLRARAIENQLFVIAANASGTQNKIKMGGHSAVISPDGTCLIEADDSETILITEIDLKRVYTFREEIPCLKSRRPEIYNV
- a CDS encoding ComF family protein — translated: MWKGKLYFKKIRDIFFPLVCAGCGKQINTNSLFCVECQESIQVITLPFCQICGRPFPLKYTSTHVCGGCLKNPPFFKAARSVFIYTEPIKRSIIQFKFKGNTALANDLAKMLLFHLQDFLGQIKPETVIPVPLHLKRLRERGYNQCVLLAQIIAKYLKIPCEKMVLKKVKPTLPQVGLSQAQRHKNVKGSFAVIHPQLVKGKRILLIDDVFTTGSTVNECAKVLHKAGASGVWVATLSRTTDVS
- a CDS encoding MFS transporter encodes the protein MFKILPFIIARGLFAFLYWMIFAYLPIFLKSYGIKDAQIGLIIGSYSFAALSLMIPIGLFSDRLSSKKLLLFCSSLFTFHFLSLTIAKTFLPILITVILGGFGAGGLIIILPTLFLKYVGSKGKEIAYFQASACLGYALGPLCGGILLEYFPINSLFYLAILVGIIFIMDITLLPDMPPTVFLFKDYYQDLKNPFIWVLMVTVLIMGLHFGIERVNLSLYMKMKLQVESFYIGFFFTIIGIWMAIISPPLGYLKGIKNKAFSWLGISLLLSGLFQGITGLTATFKSFVLVRLIHTTGDSLMLLEVSLLTTLLFPSQRLGGHSGLLFTIRAGATFLGATIAGIINQNFGYALPFIISGCLSILWAFFLILKMGRKESYNSRSQY
- the rfaE2 gene encoding D-glycero-beta-D-manno-heptose 1-phosphate adenylyltransferase is translated as MYREKIVSWKALKKELKNWQKQGLKIVFTNGCFDILHIGHVRYLEAAKKCGDKLIVAINSDYSVRKIKGNQRPIMSEKERTEIIASLESVDRVVIFNDPTPLALIKFLTPDVLVKGADWPEEKIVGREYILQKGGEVKTIPLIEGVSTSNIIERILKKFNKNKKIQ
- a CDS encoding TIGR00153 family protein, with the protein product MRVPLFYSFVSCPFKSLAPFVDKIKEGLEILKKAVHSYVENNYTDFETFSEQVCKIEQEADHMKREIRNSLPKGVFMPVDKFQFFTLVRELDQILDRAEDIVVWLSFKKGVVLQPIKKEFIALLNISIQTVDILAEVVHITPRAVGFIKRDRELVKEKIREVRLMEYESDQIAQCIVKTIFNLEKVDCLTLHHLLETTKYIGNIADHAENAADIIRVMIAR
- a CDS encoding inorganic phosphate transporter, which produces MEYSLFFLIGGFVLGFAMAWNLGANDVANSMASAVGARAITIKQAMFIAGILTFVGAVFIGGHVTETVRKGIISFDAFSAHPEFIVIGSFSALFAASVWVFVATWAEMPVSSTHSIVGALMGVGIIAGGFGTVHWAKVGQIVSSWIISPFFSGILGFIFFIIIRKTILEKEDYVGMTKKVGPFLVAFAVFIIAMSFLLKTPLGKKLALGTWGCFGVATTICVLSGILGKMLISRWIGMIKNDIVEMVFRKLQVFTSCCVALSQGANDVANAVGPVAVIYFVIKTGGVGEKVPVSPMLLAFGGLGIALGIITFGHKVIKTVGFKITHLTNTRGFSIDLSAAATILIASKLGLPVSTTHAAVGAVIGIGLAKGFEAVDIKIIFKIILYWLITLPMVALTSMLIFKILTAIFV
- the hutW gene encoding heme anaerobic degradation radical SAM methyltransferase ChuW/HutW; the protein is MTTKELQRFLANENNDPLHAAFDKKVRVHPGVKGEPIDSQMIQRVWNDSLARKGKKQKRIAYFHIPFCETHCLFCGFYQYPYRIEEEKYYIDCIIKELEMVAHAPFIKYHPFHAIYLGGGTPTALSAKSLSRVLKAIYNTLPLANDCEITVEGRLYHFSDEKVIACLENGVNRFSIGIQSFDTLVRKKMGRIDPKERLIERLNYLHSLDQAVIVIDLIYGLPYQTMEIWEQDVTQYIKLGLDGVDLYQLNIYPGGRLEQAAKQGIIPPPADVHKQADMFARGVELLNQARYNRLSICHWGKTTRERNIYNILARKGRVCIPFGAGAGGWLKGYFFYQDNKLRSYYQRVERGEKPISMGMKWSDYSNLFRDIVGDMESLRSCNLRGIGKLYGFDLEDIFSPLLQQWERVGLIKMDSGWMELTLAGEFWQVNICQALIDYFALVVKEKGIKPGERA
- a CDS encoding YeeE/YedE thiosulfate transporter family protein gives rise to the protein MPVIYSLFLGFLLGYLGQRARLCFIGGMRDYVLVKDTYLIKGLFGFFIGAFLGFILFHYIIPCATLKTFPWFINGAGVFLKKWKTMGIQATPNPALPVPGDPITWSPIVIYHLFLALVGGAMVGFFSVLAGGCPFRQHVMAAEGSRSALSYIVGFAIGAVIFHKLLVPIIKVLLK